Proteins from a single region of Catenulispora acidiphila DSM 44928:
- a CDS encoding ATP-binding cassette domain-containing protein, producing MAAKTSTGEQAATADAPHAADSHDLIRVHGARVNNLKDVSIELPKRRLTVFTGVSGSGKSSLVFGTIAAESQRLINETYSAFVQGFMPTQSRPDVDVLDGLTTAIIVDQQRMGGDPRSTVGTATDANAMLRILFSRLGTPHIGSAKAFSFNTASISGAGAVTMEKGGQTVREKRSFSVIGGMCPRCEGRGSVSDIDLAELYDESKSVNDGAITVPGYSGGGWNSRLYAESGFFDPDKPVKKFTKKELHDFLHREPTRMKIAGINMTYEGLIPRIQKSMLSKERESLQPHIRAFVDRAVTFTTCPDCDGTRLSEGARSSKIKGISIADACEMQISDLAAWVRGLSEPSVAPLLAALSQTLDSFVEIGLGYLSLSRSSGTLSGGEAQRVKMIRHLGSSLTDVTYVFDEPTVGLHPHDIQRMNELLLRLRDKGNTVLVVEHKPEMIAIADHVVDLGPSAGSGGGAACFEGTIDGLRGSNTVTGRHLDDRAALKKQTREAKGALEIRGASANNLRDVDVDIPLGVLVVVTGVAGSGKSSLIHGSVTKHLHEGVVSIDQSPIRGSRRSNPATYTGLLEPIRKAFAKANGVKPALFSANSEGACPTCNGAGVVYTDLAMMAGVATVCEECEGKRYQAEVLKYEFGGLDIASVLALSVQEAEAFFADGEAKLPAAHKILARLSDVGLGYLSLGQPLTTLSGGERQRLKLAVAMAEDGGVYVLDEPTSGLHLADVEQLLGLLDRLVEAGKSVVVIEHHQAVMAHADWIVDLGPGAGHDGGRVVFTGTPADLVAKRSTLTGQHLAEYVGA from the coding sequence ATGGCCGCCAAGACCAGCACCGGCGAGCAGGCCGCTACCGCCGACGCCCCGCACGCCGCCGACAGCCACGACCTGATCCGGGTCCACGGCGCCCGCGTGAACAACCTCAAGGACGTCAGCATCGAGCTGCCCAAGCGCCGCCTGACCGTCTTCACCGGCGTCTCCGGCTCGGGCAAGAGCTCGCTGGTCTTCGGCACGATCGCGGCGGAGTCGCAGCGGCTGATCAACGAGACCTACAGCGCCTTCGTGCAGGGCTTCATGCCCACGCAGTCGCGGCCCGACGTGGACGTCCTGGACGGGCTGACCACCGCGATCATCGTGGACCAGCAGCGCATGGGCGGCGACCCGCGCTCCACGGTCGGCACGGCGACCGACGCCAACGCGATGCTGCGCATCCTGTTCAGCCGGCTCGGCACGCCGCACATCGGCTCGGCGAAGGCCTTCTCCTTCAACACTGCCTCGATCAGCGGCGCCGGCGCCGTCACGATGGAGAAGGGCGGCCAGACCGTCCGGGAGAAGCGCAGCTTCAGCGTCATCGGCGGCATGTGCCCGCGCTGCGAGGGCCGCGGCTCGGTCAGCGACATCGACCTGGCCGAGCTGTACGACGAGTCCAAGTCGGTCAACGACGGCGCGATCACCGTGCCCGGCTACTCCGGCGGCGGGTGGAACTCGCGGCTGTACGCCGAATCGGGGTTCTTCGACCCGGACAAGCCGGTGAAGAAGTTCACCAAGAAGGAGCTGCACGACTTCCTGCACCGGGAGCCGACGCGGATGAAGATCGCGGGCATCAACATGACCTACGAAGGTCTGATCCCGCGCATCCAGAAGTCGATGCTGTCCAAGGAGCGGGAGTCGCTGCAGCCGCACATCCGGGCGTTCGTGGACCGCGCGGTCACGTTCACGACGTGCCCGGACTGCGACGGCACGCGGCTGTCGGAGGGCGCGCGGTCCTCGAAGATCAAGGGGATCAGCATCGCCGACGCCTGCGAGATGCAGATCAGCGACCTGGCCGCGTGGGTGCGCGGGCTCTCCGAGCCGTCGGTGGCGCCGCTGCTGGCCGCACTGTCGCAGACCCTTGACTCCTTCGTCGAGATCGGCCTGGGCTACCTGTCGCTGTCGCGCTCCTCCGGCACGCTGTCCGGCGGGGAGGCGCAGCGGGTGAAGATGATCCGGCATCTCGGCTCCTCGCTGACCGACGTCACCTACGTCTTCGACGAGCCCACCGTCGGGCTGCACCCGCACGACATCCAGCGGATGAACGAGCTGCTGCTGCGGCTGCGCGACAAGGGCAACACGGTGCTGGTCGTGGAGCACAAGCCCGAGATGATCGCGATCGCCGACCACGTCGTCGACCTCGGTCCCAGCGCGGGCTCCGGCGGCGGCGCGGCGTGCTTCGAGGGGACGATCGACGGGCTGCGGGGCAGCAACACCGTCACCGGACGCCATCTGGACGACCGTGCGGCGCTGAAGAAGCAGACGCGCGAGGCCAAGGGCGCGCTGGAGATCCGCGGCGCGTCGGCGAACAACCTGCGGGACGTGGACGTCGACATCCCGCTCGGGGTGCTGGTGGTCGTCACCGGCGTCGCCGGGTCGGGCAAGAGCTCGCTGATCCACGGCTCGGTGACCAAGCACCTGCACGAGGGCGTCGTCTCGATCGACCAGAGCCCGATCCGCGGCTCGCGGCGCAGCAACCCGGCCACGTACACCGGGCTGCTGGAGCCGATCCGCAAGGCGTTCGCCAAGGCCAACGGCGTGAAGCCGGCACTATTCAGCGCGAACTCCGAGGGCGCCTGCCCGACCTGCAACGGCGCCGGGGTGGTGTACACCGACCTGGCGATGATGGCCGGGGTCGCGACGGTCTGCGAGGAGTGCGAGGGCAAGCGCTACCAGGCCGAGGTGCTGAAGTACGAGTTCGGCGGCCTGGACATCGCCTCGGTGCTGGCGCTGTCGGTGCAGGAGGCGGAGGCGTTCTTCGCCGACGGCGAGGCGAAGCTGCCGGCCGCGCACAAGATCCTGGCGCGGCTGTCCGACGTGGGACTGGGTTATCTGAGCCTGGGGCAGCCGCTGACCACGCTGTCCGGCGGCGAGCGCCAGCGGCTGAAGCTGGCCGTGGCGATGGCCGAGGACGGCGGGGTGTACGTGCTCGACGAGCCGACCTCCGGGCTGCACCTGGCCGACGTCGAGCAGCTGCTCGGGCTGCTGGACCGGCTGGTGGAGGCCGGCAAGTCGGTGGTGGTCATCGAGCACCACCAGGCGGTGATGGCGCACGCGGACTGGATCGTGGACCTGGGACCGGGCGCCGGGCACGACGGCGGGCGCGTGGTGTTCACCGGGACGCCGGCGGATCTGGTCGCCAAGCGCTCCACGCTGACCGGACAGCATCTGGCGGAGTACGTCGGGGCGTGA
- a CDS encoding VOC family protein, with translation MDLSIHASFLPHADADESVAFYRDVLGFEVRKDVGFNGMRWVTVGPAGQPGTSVVLYPPSADPGVTEAERQTVAEMMAKGTYAVILLATTDVDGTFDRLQAHDAEVVQEPTDQPYGVRDCAFRDPAGNLIRIQQQK, from the coding sequence ATGGACCTCAGCATTCACGCCAGTTTCCTGCCGCACGCCGACGCCGACGAGTCGGTGGCCTTCTACCGGGACGTGCTCGGCTTCGAGGTACGCAAGGACGTCGGATTCAACGGGATGCGGTGGGTCACCGTCGGGCCGGCCGGACAGCCGGGGACCTCGGTGGTGCTGTACCCGCCGAGCGCCGATCCGGGAGTGACCGAGGCGGAGCGGCAGACCGTGGCCGAGATGATGGCCAAGGGCACGTACGCTGTGATCCTTCTCGCCACCACCGATGTGGACGGGACGTTCGACCGGCTGCAGGCGCACGACGCGGAGGTCGTGCAGGAGCCGACGGACCAGCCCTACGGGGTGCGGGACTGCGCGTTCCGGGACCCGGCCGGGAACTTGATCCGCATCCAGCAGCAGAAGTGA
- a CDS encoding helix-turn-helix transcriptional regulator — MTAPPTPAERLADLARLRRVRDRVDREYAQPLDVEALARGEHMSAGHLSREFKAAYGESPYSYLMTRRIERAMAMLRRGDLTVTEVCFAVGCSSLGTFSTRFAELVGMPPSEYKRVSAFAGAGLPSCVSARVTRPIRIREARLGALT, encoded by the coding sequence ATGACCGCACCGCCCACCCCCGCCGAGCGCCTCGCCGACCTCGCCCGCCTGCGCCGGGTGCGCGACCGCGTCGACCGCGAGTACGCGCAGCCGCTCGACGTCGAGGCGTTGGCGCGCGGGGAGCACATGTCGGCGGGGCATCTGAGCCGGGAGTTCAAGGCCGCCTATGGGGAGTCGCCGTACTCCTATCTCATGACGCGGCGGATCGAGCGGGCCATGGCGATGCTGCGGCGAGGCGATCTGACGGTCACCGAGGTGTGCTTCGCGGTCGGGTGCTCCTCGTTGGGGACGTTCAGTACGCGCTTCGCCGAGTTGGTCGGGATGCCGCCGAGCGAGTACAAGCGGGTGTCCGCCTTCGCCGGTGCGGGGCTGCCTTCGTGCGTGTCCGCGCGGGTGACGCGACCGATCAGGATTCGAGAAGCCCGGCTCGGGGCGCTCACCTAG
- a CDS encoding VOC family protein, whose amino-acid sequence MTTAIRSQVIPVSDLDAAKAVYTALYGDPHTDTPYYVGYDAGGFEVSLTPGDVSGGPVAYTDVEDLDGAREKLLAAGATERDAPRQVAPGARVCVLLDKDGNAIGLRGE is encoded by the coding sequence ATGACCACAGCGATCCGCAGCCAGGTGATCCCGGTCTCCGACCTCGACGCCGCCAAGGCGGTCTACACCGCGCTGTACGGCGACCCGCACACCGACACGCCCTACTACGTCGGCTACGACGCCGGCGGCTTCGAGGTCTCGCTCACGCCGGGCGACGTCTCCGGCGGGCCGGTGGCGTACACCGACGTCGAGGACCTCGACGGCGCGCGCGAGAAGCTGCTCGCCGCCGGCGCCACCGAGCGCGACGCGCCGCGGCAGGTGGCGCCGGGGGCGCGGGTCTGCGTGCTGCTGGACAAGGACGGGAACGCGATCGGGCTGCGCGGCGAGTGA
- a CDS encoding TIGR03619 family F420-dependent LLM class oxidoreductase, with translation MHIGFAPHRLWPTDPADLAGVLDTARLIESLGFEHVIAGTHLLAGDLGLSPDPMVLLSAVAGATSRVRVATSILIAPLYEPLVVAHQAATLDALSGGRLVLGVGTGWDRAEFDAVGVPFTERGKRTDAGLATMRALWRGESEVSLGMPPRTPDGPPVWIGGTSDAALRRALRFGDAWHGSGDPDAVTAARARIAQLAEGTDRDPDSLGLTVVSMLLPPGFELSGKSPGALLGGDQPSRESIVDELGRLEEAGVSSCSLWAPVDAAALPDVLGWAAELI, from the coding sequence ATGCACATCGGATTCGCGCCCCACCGCCTGTGGCCCACCGACCCCGCCGATCTCGCCGGGGTCCTGGACACCGCCCGCCTGATCGAGAGCCTCGGCTTCGAGCACGTCATCGCCGGCACACACCTGCTCGCCGGCGACCTCGGCCTGTCCCCGGACCCCATGGTGCTGTTGTCCGCGGTCGCCGGCGCCACCTCCCGCGTCCGCGTGGCCACCAGCATCCTGATCGCCCCGCTGTACGAGCCGCTCGTCGTCGCGCACCAGGCGGCGACCCTGGACGCGCTCAGCGGCGGACGCCTCGTCCTGGGCGTCGGCACAGGGTGGGACCGCGCTGAGTTCGACGCCGTCGGCGTGCCCTTCACCGAGCGCGGCAAGCGCACCGACGCCGGCCTGGCCACCATGCGTGCCCTGTGGCGCGGCGAATCAGAGGTCTCGCTCGGCATGCCGCCCCGCACCCCGGACGGTCCGCCGGTCTGGATCGGCGGCACCAGCGACGCCGCCCTTCGCAGGGCCCTGCGGTTCGGCGACGCCTGGCACGGCTCCGGCGACCCCGACGCCGTCACCGCCGCCCGCGCGCGGATCGCGCAGCTCGCCGAGGGCACCGACCGCGACCCGGACTCCCTCGGGCTGACCGTCGTCTCGATGCTGCTGCCGCCCGGCTTCGAGCTGTCCGGCAAGTCCCCGGGCGCGCTGCTCGGCGGGGACCAGCCGAGCCGGGAGAGCATCGTGGACGAACTCGGCCGGCTGGAGGAGGCCGGGGTGAGCTCGTGCTCGCTGTGGGCGCCGGTGGACGCCGCCGCGCTGCCGGACGTGCTGGGGTGGGCCGCTGAGCTCATCTGA
- a CDS encoding TetR/AcrR family transcriptional regulator translates to MEAGPKLDPEREQAILGATLDLLAEHGYEALRLDAVASRAKASKATLYRHWPGKAELVVDAVRCYEQADLTDEVDTGSLRGDVLATLTAMRDLMSGELGQLMAGLVAAVQKDPELARVVRASMLEDKQEVTRRMLDRAIARGELPADTDPTVFPEVAPAVMFMRIFLNAEHIDEAFLVHLTDDILIPLMVRGH, encoded by the coding sequence ATGGAAGCCGGGCCCAAGCTCGATCCCGAGCGGGAGCAGGCCATCCTCGGTGCCACGCTGGACCTGCTGGCCGAGCACGGCTACGAGGCGCTGCGGCTGGACGCCGTCGCCTCCCGCGCCAAGGCCAGCAAGGCGACCCTGTACCGGCACTGGCCCGGCAAAGCCGAGCTGGTCGTGGACGCCGTCCGCTGTTATGAGCAGGCCGACCTCACCGACGAGGTGGACACCGGCAGTCTGCGCGGCGACGTGCTCGCCACGCTGACCGCCATGCGCGACCTGATGTCCGGCGAGCTGGGCCAGCTGATGGCCGGCCTGGTCGCCGCGGTGCAGAAGGACCCCGAGCTGGCGCGCGTCGTGCGGGCCTCGATGCTCGAGGACAAGCAGGAGGTCACGCGGCGCATGCTGGACCGGGCGATCGCCCGGGGCGAGCTGCCCGCCGACACCGATCCGACCGTGTTCCCCGAGGTCGCCCCGGCGGTGATGTTCATGCGGATCTTCCTCAACGCCGAGCACATCGACGAGGCGTTCCTGGTTCACTTGACCGACGACATCCTCATCCCATTGATGGTCCGCGGCCACTAG
- a CDS encoding MFS transporter, translating into MSTTTESLQPAGTGAGAETGTPALNPRRWAALVLIAVAQLMIVLDGTIVNIALPTMQRNLHISDVNKQWVITAYALAFGSMLLLGGRVADYTGRKRAFVIGLLGFAAASALGGAATNEAMLFGARAVQGVFGALMAPAALSLLTVTFTEEKERARAFGVYGAIAGGGTAIGLIMGGVLTEYASWRWTLLVNVPIAVVAAFFASRVLTESKAAGNTKYDIPGALTSTAGLAALVYGFNKANTDGWGSATTLSLLAAGLALLVAFLVIELRTSHPLLPMRVILDRNRGGSFLSSLLMGVGMFGVFIFLTYYLQQILGYSALKSGFAFLPFTFGVIAGAGVATRFLPRIGPRVLMAVGFGLATLGMVLFTGIGVDTSYLTHVVPAELVMSFGIGLFFVPLSSTSLIGVADHDAGVASALVNTTQQIGGALGTAMLVTFATTATTNYLGSHAAHATNQSLLIAQASVHGYVTAFIWSAAILGAATLVVATLVKARKDDLPTGGAVHMG; encoded by the coding sequence ATGTCAACCACCACAGAAAGCTTGCAGCCGGCCGGTACCGGCGCGGGCGCCGAGACCGGGACCCCGGCGCTGAACCCGCGCCGCTGGGCCGCCCTGGTCCTGATCGCCGTCGCCCAGCTGATGATCGTGCTCGACGGCACGATCGTGAACATCGCGCTGCCGACGATGCAGCGCAACCTGCACATATCCGATGTGAACAAGCAGTGGGTCATCACCGCCTACGCGCTGGCCTTCGGCTCGATGCTGCTGCTCGGCGGCCGCGTGGCCGACTACACCGGCCGCAAGCGGGCCTTCGTCATCGGCCTGCTCGGCTTCGCCGCGGCCTCCGCCCTGGGCGGCGCCGCGACCAACGAGGCGATGCTCTTCGGCGCCCGCGCCGTGCAGGGCGTGTTCGGCGCGCTGATGGCGCCGGCCGCGCTGTCGCTGCTGACCGTCACCTTCACCGAGGAGAAGGAGCGCGCCCGGGCGTTCGGCGTCTACGGCGCCATCGCCGGCGGCGGCACCGCCATCGGTCTGATCATGGGCGGTGTGCTCACCGAGTACGCCTCCTGGCGCTGGACGCTGCTGGTGAACGTGCCGATCGCGGTCGTCGCCGCCTTCTTCGCCTCCCGCGTGCTGACCGAGAGCAAGGCCGCCGGCAACACCAAGTACGACATCCCCGGCGCCCTGACCTCCACCGCCGGACTGGCCGCGCTGGTCTACGGCTTCAACAAGGCCAACACCGACGGCTGGGGCTCGGCGACCACCCTGAGCCTGCTCGCCGCGGGCCTGGCGCTGCTGGTCGCGTTCCTGGTCATCGAGCTGCGCACCTCGCACCCGCTGCTGCCGATGCGCGTCATCCTGGACCGCAACCGGGGCGGCTCGTTCCTCAGCTCCCTGCTGATGGGCGTGGGCATGTTCGGGGTCTTCATCTTCCTGACCTACTACCTGCAGCAGATCCTGGGCTACTCGGCGCTGAAGTCGGGCTTCGCCTTCCTGCCCTTCACCTTCGGCGTGATCGCCGGCGCCGGCGTGGCCACCCGCTTCCTGCCGCGCATCGGCCCGCGCGTCCTGATGGCCGTCGGCTTCGGCCTGGCGACGCTCGGCATGGTGCTGTTCACCGGCATCGGGGTGGACACCTCCTACCTCACCCACGTCGTCCCGGCCGAGCTGGTGATGTCCTTCGGCATCGGGCTGTTCTTCGTCCCGCTGTCCTCGACCTCGCTGATCGGCGTCGCCGACCACGACGCCGGCGTGGCCTCGGCGCTGGTGAACACCACGCAGCAGATCGGCGGCGCCCTGGGCACCGCGATGCTGGTGACGTTCGCGACCACCGCCACGACGAACTACCTCGGCTCCCACGCCGCCCACGCCACGAACCAGTCCCTGCTCATCGCGCAGGCCTCGGTCCACGGCTACGTGACCGCCTTCATCTGGAGCGCCGCCATCCTCGGCGCCGCCACGCTGGTGGTCGCCACCCTGGTCAAGGCCCGCAAGGACGACCTGCCCACCGGCGGCGCCGTCCACATGGGCTGA
- a CDS encoding RICIN domain-containing protein — protein sequence MRILRHPGRVRGATAALLGLGLVLAATSTATATTATPAHAAASRHADGGTHRSPHTAGLNHAKAPASTIMCAKVAAKAGFSFNRTVATSLGQEPQIVVAIAVAMAESSCSPSAVNVNSGGSRDRGLWQMNSYYHSEVSDSCAFQIQCNANSAWNISNHGTDWKPWTTFASGAWKTYLAAARSAVSGGFTFQLIDSAAGTCLDADSANHANGAPVRQWACDASDHYQQWTVVSSVGALPILRNLGTGTCLDWDGTKVGNAQPIVQWACDAADASQQFSFLGSGRMNVDGQAQALMQNSHAGTCLAVQGTNHASGAPVWQGTCSASDGYQMWD from the coding sequence TTGCGCATCCTCCGACACCCCGGCCGGGTCCGGGGCGCCACGGCCGCGCTGCTCGGCCTCGGTCTGGTCCTGGCCGCTACTTCGACGGCGACCGCGACGACGGCCACCCCCGCCCACGCCGCCGCCTCCCGCCACGCCGACGGCGGCACGCACCGCTCCCCGCACACCGCCGGTCTGAACCACGCCAAGGCTCCCGCCTCGACGATCATGTGCGCGAAGGTCGCCGCCAAGGCGGGCTTCTCCTTCAACCGCACGGTCGCCACCTCGCTGGGCCAGGAGCCGCAGATCGTCGTCGCGATCGCGGTGGCCATGGCGGAGTCCAGCTGCAGCCCGAGCGCGGTGAACGTCAACTCCGGCGGTTCGCGCGACCGAGGCCTGTGGCAGATGAACAGCTACTACCACTCCGAAGTCTCCGATTCCTGCGCCTTCCAGATCCAGTGCAACGCCAACTCGGCCTGGAACATCTCCAACCACGGCACCGACTGGAAGCCCTGGACCACCTTCGCGTCCGGCGCATGGAAGACCTACCTCGCCGCCGCGCGATCGGCGGTCTCCGGCGGCTTCACGTTCCAGCTCATCGACTCCGCCGCCGGCACGTGCCTGGACGCCGACAGTGCAAACCACGCCAACGGCGCGCCGGTCCGGCAGTGGGCTTGCGACGCGAGCGACCACTACCAGCAGTGGACGGTCGTCTCCAGCGTCGGAGCGCTGCCGATCCTGCGCAACCTCGGCACGGGGACCTGCCTGGACTGGGATGGAACCAAGGTCGGCAACGCCCAGCCGATCGTCCAGTGGGCCTGCGACGCCGCCGACGCCAGCCAGCAGTTCTCGTTCCTCGGTAGCGGCCGGATGAACGTCGACGGCCAGGCGCAGGCGCTGATGCAGAACAGCCACGCCGGGACGTGCCTGGCGGTGCAGGGGACGAACCACGCCAGCGGTGCGCCGGTCTGGCAGGGGACGTGCAGCGCGAGCGACGGGTACCAGATGTGGGATTGA
- a CDS encoding LysR family substrate-binding domain-containing protein, with amino-acid sequence MTGTQDSPRFRLAYVPGVTPAKWVHTWGERLPGVPLDLVSVTAAEAAATLIDGEADAGLVRLPVDRDKLSAIPLYAETTVVVVPKDHELTAVEEVALEELDPYIVQHPLDDCLEWDKLPGLPAISRPETTADAIELVAAGVGLLLVPQSLARLHHRKDLVFRPVNDVPQSQVVLSWLEGQTTDLVEEFIGIVRGRTVNSTRGRGAPEPAAKTKAAAKPKTPSRAPARSARSQKPAKPRRRK; translated from the coding sequence GTGACAGGCACGCAGGATTCCCCCCGGTTCCGGCTCGCTTACGTCCCCGGTGTGACGCCGGCGAAGTGGGTGCACACGTGGGGTGAGCGGCTGCCGGGCGTCCCGCTGGACCTGGTCTCCGTGACCGCCGCCGAAGCCGCCGCGACGCTGATCGACGGCGAGGCCGACGCCGGGCTGGTGCGGCTGCCGGTGGACCGGGACAAGCTCAGCGCCATCCCGCTCTACGCCGAGACCACCGTGGTCGTCGTCCCCAAGGACCACGAGCTGACGGCGGTCGAGGAGGTCGCGCTCGAGGAGCTGGACCCCTACATCGTGCAGCACCCGCTGGACGACTGCCTGGAATGGGACAAGCTTCCGGGTCTGCCCGCGATCTCCCGCCCGGAGACCACCGCCGACGCGATCGAGCTGGTCGCCGCCGGGGTCGGGCTGCTGCTGGTACCACAGTCGCTGGCGCGGCTGCACCACCGCAAGGACCTCGTCTTCCGGCCGGTGAACGACGTGCCGCAGTCGCAGGTCGTGCTGTCCTGGCTGGAGGGGCAGACGACCGATCTGGTCGAGGAGTTCATCGGGATCGTGCGGGGGCGGACGGTGAACAGCACGCGGGGACGCGGCGCGCCGGAGCCGGCGGCGAAGACGAAGGCTGCCGCGAAGCCCAAAACGCCATCGAGGGCACCCGCGCGATCCGCGAGGAGTCAGAAGCCCGCCAAGCCTCGCCGCCGGAAGTAA